One genomic region from Planifilum fimeticola encodes:
- a CDS encoding DUF6882 domain-containing protein: MISTNLKKLFTKHVAASFDKQLRLNDLVGNRSWGYDLETGLLTFGDDLAFKTQILGTESEISQTWRWGWANSISQIPKGLLDKVHSGIFLQKVLTSYRW; the protein is encoded by the coding sequence ATGATCTCTACAAATCTTAAAAAATTGTTTACCAAGCATGTTGCGGCATCTTTTGACAAACAGCTGAGGTTAAACGATTTAGTTGGAAATCGAAGCTGGGGTTACGATCTTGAAACGGGTTTGCTAACCTTTGGTGACGATTTGGCATTCAAAACGCAAATTCTAGGAACCGAATCCGAAATATCACAGACTTGGCGATGGGGATGGGCAAATTCCATCAGTCAAATCCCGAAGGGTCTTCTAGATAAGGTCCATTCCGGTATATTCCTCCAAAAGGTATTAACAAGCTACCGGTGGTAA
- a CDS encoding polymorphic toxin type 17 domain-containing protein — protein sequence MWVKGPYHGDRKLDFNYEWDVQLSPTGKNHWWAEYSRGKGYINVRPDGFLSH from the coding sequence ATATGGGTTAAGGGTCCCTATCATGGTGACAGAAAATTGGATTTCAATTACGAATGGGATGTCCAATTGTCCCCAACAGGTAAAAATCATTGGTGGGCCGAATATAGTAGGGGTAAAGGATATATCAATGTAAGGCCAGATGGTTTTTTGTCTCACTAG